The following coding sequences are from one Halanaerobiales bacterium window:
- the thiS gene encoding sulfur carrier protein ThiS, whose translation MRVFVNQDKKTYPEGTTIAEIVKKTNYNDKSYNVVRNGKLVKKDDYQKTTISKNDKIRILPFAMGG comes from the coding sequence ATGAGAGTATTTGTAAATCAGGACAAAAAAACCTATCCTGAAGGAACTACTATCGCAGAAATTGTCAAAAAAACTAATTATAATGATAAAAGTTATAATGTTGTCCGTAATGGCAAACTTGTTAAAAAAGATGACTATCAAAAAACTACAATTAGTAAAAATGATAAAATTAGGATTTTACCTTTTGCCATGGGAGGCTGA